One Dermacentor silvarum isolate Dsil-2018 chromosome 10, BIME_Dsil_1.4, whole genome shotgun sequence genomic window carries:
- the LOC119431612 gene encoding transportin-2 encodes MSCRYVGFPFVKKSGQSSSPWVPQEERLQQILQLLKDSLSADEATRITARQEIKKLSEIPNFSNYLVFIIAELKFENERLTKPTGSLLDEDVTADSGNVPRHVSDYTETNSFESVGDPLAVIVAALGFFITTDSTLELTRWPELLRRLGELLDSKDDRVCEGSFGALHKICRDYAEALDTGPLKDQLTVLVPKFLKFFRHNNPRIRFCAITFISLLFLNRAHAVMVHADSAVASLLQLVYEEDSKVQKTMCRALVVLLEHQIDCLIPHMSSIIEYAMAKMQDTDGSVALEACTTLAFLTKKPVCKEALAPCLSRLVPILIQGMKYSDSDLRQCNEDVRAIRPTLSQIKKATEGNTGGCSVADKIHVDDNIFYKWNMRNCSADVLDGIAMVFSAEVFPLLLPLLKEMLHKDWVIKESAIFVLGVIADGCMEGMSQYLEDLTTYLLLRLRDDKAPVRSAACWTLSRYFHWMLNQPNHRYFEPLVNQLLERVMDDSEMVQEVACNALITLTEEAKTKLVPYLNAILDTIYCSFRKYRRQRFYMLYNAIRTLADCVGPELKRREFILSFMKPLTDEWYEMADCELNLFYRLRCLGSVATAVKSEFLPYHVPVAKMCLRLVQLGRQGFFVKALRLRHSYTPEKPFVVAALEALSGLAEGLESDIELFVADTNIIELMFQCGKDSVPEVRQATFALLGNLTKACFNCLVSVTCRFLPILGENLNPEIIPVCNSVTWAIGVIAMKLRSGVKPHMSDVVTRLVTNMKLSKTSKTLLENTSIAIGCLGYACPEEMAPKLLQFIGPCCSALGKVQNCEAKDFAFRGICSMVCVNPDGVILDFIFFLEAILSWAIPEDDLKQSVSDLLHRFKKMFGSKKWQHFSEQLPPALRRRMLDNYGI; translated from the coding sequence ATGAGCTGCCGTTACGTGGGATTCCCGTTCGTGAAGAAGAGTGGTCAGTCGTCTTCACCATGGGTGCCGCAAGAGGAACGGCTTCAGCAAATCTTGCAGCTTCTGAAGGATTCGCTGTCTGCTGATGAAGCGACGAGGATAACGGCTCGGCAGGAAATCAAGAAGCTGAGTGAAATTCCTAACTTCAGCAACTACCTGGTATTCATCATTGCAGAGTTGAAGTTTGAGAATGAGCGGTTGACAAAACCAACCGGATCTTTGTTGGATGAAGATGTGACTGCAGACTCTGGCAACGTTCCCCGGCATGTGAGCGACTACACCGAGACAAACAGCTTCGAAAGCGTGGGCGATCCCTTGGCGGTGATCGTTGCTGCTCTGGGCTTCTTCATCACGACTGACTCGACGCTCGAGCTCACACGCTGGCCTGAATTGCTTCGGCGGCTCGGCGAACTGCTAGACTCGAAGGACGACAGAGTCTGCGAGGGTTCTTTCGGGGCGCTGCACAAGATCTGCCGGGACTACGCTGAGGCGCTGGATACAGGGCCACTGAAAGATCAGCTCACTGTTCTTGTACCCAAGTTTCTGAAGTTCTTTCGGCACAACAACCCTCGGATCCGGTTCTGCGCCATAACTTTCATCAGCCTGCTATTCCTCAATCGCGCACATGCGGTGATGGTCCACGCTGACTCCGCTGTTGCGAGCTTACTGCAGTTGGTATATGAAGAAGACTCCAAAGTGCAGAAAACCATGTGCCGTGCTCTGGTAGTGCTGCTAGAACATCAAATCGACTGTCTCATCCCTCATATGAGCAGCATCATAGAGTACGCGATGGCCAAGATGCAAGATACCGACGGAAGCGTTGCTCTAGAGGCGTGCACGACATTGGCCTTTCTGACGAAGAAGCCAGTCTGCAAGGAAGCACTGGCTCCGTGCTTGTCACGCCTAGTCCCCATTCTAATTCAAGGTATGAAGTACTCAGACTCTGACTTAAGACAATGCAATGAAGACGTACGAGCCATCCGTCCTACGCTTAGCCAGATTAAAAAAGCAACAGAGGGCAACACTGGCGGATGTTCTGTGGCAGACAAAATACACGTCGATGACAACATCTTCTACAAGTGGAATATGAGGAATTGCTCAGCGGATGTGCTGGACGGGATAGCCATGGTGTTCAGCGCGGAAGTGTTTCCCCTGCTGCTGCCTTTGCTTAAGGAAATGCTGCACAAGGATTGGGTGATCAAGGAATCGGCCATTTTTGTCCTTGGGGTCATCGCTGATGGTTGCATGGAAGGCATGTCCCAGTATCTAGAAGATCTGACCACGTACTTGCTTCTCCGCCTTAGAGATGACAAAGCCCCTGTGCGGTCGGCCGCCTGCTGGACCCTGAGCCGCTACTTCCACTGGATGTTGAACCAGCCGAACCACCGCTACTTCGAGCCACTGGTGAACCAACTACTGGAGCGGGTCATGGACGACAGTGAAATGGTCCAAGAAGTTGCTTGCAATGCCCTTATCACTCTAACAGAGGAAGCCAAAACAAAGCTCGTGCCATACCTCAACGCCATTTTGGACACGATCTATTGTAGCTTCAGGAAGTACAGGCGTCAACGTTTTTATATGCTGTACAATGCAATAAGAACGCTTGCAGACTGTGTAGGACCAGAACTCAAAAGGCGAGAGTTCATCCTATCTTTCATGAAACCACTGACCGATGAGTGGTATGAGATGGCAGACTGTGAGCTGAATCTATTTTATCGGCTACGGTGTCTGGGTAGTGTGGCTACTGCAGTTAAATCTGAATTCTTGCCTTACCACGTGCCCGTCGCAAAAATGTGCCTCCGCCTCGTGCAACTGGGGAGGCAAGGCTTTTTTGTCAAAGCACTCCGCCTCAGGCACTCGTATACCCCGGAAAAACCCTTTGTAGTTGCGGCGCTGGAAGCGCTCAGTGGACTGGCGGAAGGTTTGGAAAGCGACATTGAGCTTTTTGTCGCGGATACCAACATCATTGAGCTCATGTTCCAGTGTGGGAAGGACTCGGTGCCAGAAGTGCGTCAGGCCACGTTTGCCCTTCTTGGAAACCTCACCAAAGCCTGCTTCAACTGTCTTGTGTCCGTTACGTGCAGATTCCTTCCTATACTTGGTGAGAACTTGAACCCAGAGATCATACCAGTGTGCAATAGTGTGACCTGGGCAATCGGCGTGATCGCCATGAAGTTGAGAAGTGGTGTCAAACCGCACATGTCTGATGTGGTTACTAGACTGGTGACTAACATGAAGCTCTCGAAGACGTCGAAAACCTTGCTTGAGAACACTTCTATTGCAATTGGATGTCTTGGTTACGCTTGCCCAGAGGAAATGGCGCCGAAGTTACTTCAGTTTATAGGTCCATGCTGCTCAGCACTGGGAAAAGTTCAGAACTGTGAAGCGAAGGACTTCGCGTTTCGTGGCATCTGCAGTATGGTTTGTGTGAACCCGGATGGAGTCATTCTTGACTTCATTTTCTTCCTCGAGGCCATCCTTTCCTGGGCCATTCCTGAGGACGACTTGAAGCAGTCAGTCAGTGACCTGCTCCACCGCTTCAAGAAGATGTTTGGGAGCAAGAAATGGCAGCACTTCTCCGAACAGCTTCCACCTGCACTCAGGAGGCGAATGCTGGACAACTACGGCATCTGA